AAGAAATGAGGTAAGAGCTGGTGAAACTAACTTAGGAGATATGATTACAGAGGCAATGTTAGCAAAAACAGGGGCTGAAGGTGTAATAACTAATGGTGGCGGAATAAGAGCTTCTATCCAAAAAGGAATAATTACCAGGGGAAATATCATCTCGGTATTACCTTTTGGAAACTATGTAGTAGTAAAGGAGATAACTGGTCAGGATCTAAAAGATGCTATTGAAAATGGTGTCCAATCTTACCCAGATGCAAGGGGAGCATTCCCCCATGTAGCAGGATTTACATTTAAGTTTGATCCAACAAAGGAAGTGGGAAATAAAGTATATGACGTTACATTTAATAATGGGGAAAAATTAGACCTGACTAAAACTTATAAGATCGCTACAAATGACTTTATGGCTGTAGGAGGGGATAAATATGCCTCTCTAAAAGGAAAGAAGACTGTGAATGAATATGAGAGTATTGAGGAGATCTTAGGACAATATATTAAAGTTAATGGAATCACTCATACTTCAGTAGATGGAAGAGTATTTGCTGGTACGAAGATTGAAAAAGAAGTATCGGATGCTTCGGTGTATACAGTACAATCAGGGGATACATTGAGAACAATCTCTAAAAAAACTGGGATAGATATGGATACAATCTTAAAGGAAAATAAAAAGATTACAAATCCGGATATAATTTTTGTTGGAGAGAAAATAGCTTTACCCAAAGCAAACTAAAACCTTAAAGAGGCTGACCCAAAAGGGTCAAGCCTCTTTTTGATTACTAAATATAGTAATTAACCGATTAGAGAAACACATTATTTAGTGGCTATTTCAAAGTGAAATCTACTTTTGGGTCGCCCTCTTTTTTGCAATTTTATATTTTTTTAAAAAATATAAAAAAAAATACGAAAAAGTGTTGACTCTTTAACTTTATTATGATATTATTATTCTTGTCGTGAGGGAACGATAACAACGGAGCATAGCGCAGCCCGGTAGCGCACCTGCCTTGGGAGCAGGGGGTCATAGGTTCGAATCCTATTGTTCCGACCATTTCAATAAAATATACCAAGATACGCGGGAATAGCTCAGTTGGTAGAGCGTCAGCCTTCCAAGCTGAATGTCGCCAGTTCGAACCTGGTTTCCCGCTCCAAAATGTGGTGGTTGTAGTTCAGTTGGTAGAGCGCCAGTTTGTGGTACTGGTTGTCGCGGGTTCGAGTCCCGTCAGCCACCCCAACATTTTAAAAACTTTATATTTATGCGCCACTAGCTCAGCTGGTAGAGCACTCGACTTTTAATCGAGTTGTCACAGGTTCAAACCCTGTGTGGCGCACCATCCATACGCGGGGGTGGCGGAATTGGCAGACGCGCTAGACTTAGGATCTAGTGTCTTCGACGTGGGGGTTCAAGTCCCCCCCTCCGCACCATGTTAAAGTTTTAAACTCTAGAATTTATTCTAGGGTTTTTTTTGTTAGAAAGAGGCGGCTTTTATTATAAAATTAAAATCTTATCTAGGAGATGAAAAAATGAGGAATATAAAACTTATCTATCAATATGATGGAAGTGATTTTTTCGGGTTTCAAAGACAACCAGACAGACGAACTGTGCAGGGGGAACTTGAAAAAGGGTTGTACAAGATAATAAGGGAAAGGGTGAACTTAATAAGCTCAGGAAGGACTGACAGGGGAGTTCATGCAGTCAAACAAGTTTCTAACTTTACTACCGACTCAAAAATCCCAACAAACAGGCTGGTTTATGCTCTCGATAATATCACTCCTAAGGATATTAAAATATTAAAGGTAGAAGAAGTGGATATGGAATTTCATTCCAGATTTTCAGCAAAAACAAGAGCCTACGAATTTATATTAACTCCCAGAAGAAGTGTATTTGAAAGCAGGTATCTAACCGAGGTCAAAGAAAAGATCGATGTGGATAAACTTTATGATATAATGAAGGTGTTTTTAGGCAGACATAATTTTGATGGGTTTAGGATGACAGATTGTGGCGGGAATAACCCTATAAGGGAAATTTTTGAGATTAGATGTTATGAAAAGGAGAATCATAAGATAGGAATCTATATAAAGGGAAATGCTTTTCTAAAGACACAGATCAGGATAATGGTAGGAAGCTCTCTGGCTGTGTATTTCAATGAAAGATCCAGGGACTATCTCTTAAAAAAATTAGAAACTCCCAACCCTAAAGATGAGAAGATAGTTGTAGATGGAGCAGGGTTGTATCTATATGAGATAAACTACTAGTTGTTTGGCTGTTTTAGGGGGATAAAAATGAAATTTTTGGAGATAAAAGCAAAGGATAAAAAATATATAGATCAGATTATAGAGGTGGAAAAAGAGGCCTTTGGACTAAGCGGCGGAGTGGATGAATGGATCTTGAAACCCATAATCCGGTATGGAAAGGTGTTTGTGTTGGTTATAGAGGATGAGGTCATAGGAATAGCTGAATATATGAGAGATTTTGAGGGTGAAGAAGTATTTTTGTACGGATTTTCTATAAAAAAAGAGTATAGAAAATGCGGTTATGGAAAAAAACTTCTGGAAGAATCTATGAAAGTGTTTAGAAAAAATAAGATAAAAAAAATAGGTCTGACAGTTTCTTTGGAAAATAAGGAAGCTATAGAATTATATAAAAAACTAGGGTTTAAGATGGAAGAGATGTTAAAAGATGAATATGGAAAGGGTATAGACCGGCTTTACTTTGGCAGGGAAATATAACAAAAAAATCATTTGGTTGACAAAATGACAAAAATATAATAAAATTATATGTGAAATCATTACAAAATTAAAAGCAAAAGGAGGCAGAAATGAAATTAAATATAGAAAAAATAAGTTCATATTTAAAAAGTCACGACATAAGACCATCTTATCAAAGAATGAAAATTTTTGAATACTTAATAGTGAATAAAAATCATCCCACAATAGATATGATGTATAAGAGCCTTGCTCCGGAAATACCAACTTTATCTAAAACTACAGTATATAATACATTGAATTTATTCGTAGAAAAGAAGATTGCTATAGTAATTTTAGTAGAAGAGAATGAAACCAGATATGATGCTGATACAAGTATACACGGACATTTTAAATGTGATGAATGTGGAGAGGTCAGTGATCTTAATATTGGGATGGATAAGATAAATATTCCTGAACTTGATAATTGTCAAATAAATGAACATCATCTTTATTTTAAAGGTGTATGCAGTAAGTGTTTAAAGGGAAAAAAATAATGTTCAAGTAACGATAAAGATAATTCTTCATTTTTAATGGAGAATTTTTTTTATCTATAAATATAAAAGAAGGAAAAGAATGTGTGGGCTGGTATAAAAAAAAGCACCTTATAAAAAATTGGGTTGAACTTTATTAAAATTCAGGAGGAAATAAAAAATGGCAATGAATAAAAAAATGTTGGAAATTTTAAATGAACAAATTAATAAGGAGATGTATTCTGCGCATCTATATCTATCCATGAGTGCTTATCTGGCTTCTAAAAATTTACCGGGATTTGCTAACTATATGAGGGTACAGTATCAAGAGGAGATGTCTCATGCATTAAAATTCTTCGATTATTTGTTAGAGAGGGGAGAAAAAGCTGTGTTGGCTGAGGTGGCGGCTGTAAAAACAGAGTGGAAAGACCCTATAGATGTATTTGAAGATACTTATAAACATGAAAAATTTATAACTGAATCCATCGATGAGGTTTTAGAAGTGGCCCATGAGGTAAAAGATTATGCTACTATAAATATGCTTCAATGGTATATAAAAGAACAGGTAGAGGAGGAGGCTCATG
The Psychrilyobacter piezotolerans genome window above contains:
- a CDS encoding ferritin — protein: MAMNKKMLEILNEQINKEMYSAHLYLSMSAYLASKNLPGFANYMRVQYQEEMSHALKFFDYLLERGEKAVLAEVAAVKTEWKDPIDVFEDTYKHEKFITESIDEVLEVAHEVKDYATINMLQWYIKEQVEEEAHASSVLEQLKMVEGKGTGLFMLDREMQARVFVDPTQV
- the truA gene encoding tRNA pseudouridine(38-40) synthase TruA, giving the protein MRNIKLIYQYDGSDFFGFQRQPDRRTVQGELEKGLYKIIRERVNLISSGRTDRGVHAVKQVSNFTTDSKIPTNRLVYALDNITPKDIKILKVEEVDMEFHSRFSAKTRAYEFILTPRRSVFESRYLTEVKEKIDVDKLYDIMKVFLGRHNFDGFRMTDCGGNNPIREIFEIRCYEKENHKIGIYIKGNAFLKTQIRIMVGSSLAVYFNERSRDYLLKKLETPNPKDEKIVVDGAGLYLYEINY
- a CDS encoding Fur family transcriptional regulator; protein product: MKLNIEKISSYLKSHDIRPSYQRMKIFEYLIVNKNHPTIDMMYKSLAPEIPTLSKTTVYNTLNLFVEKKIAIVILVEENETRYDADTSIHGHFKCDECGEVSDLNIGMDKINIPELDNCQINEHHLYFKGVCSKCLKGKK
- a CDS encoding GNAT family N-acetyltransferase; this translates as MKFLEIKAKDKKYIDQIIEVEKEAFGLSGGVDEWILKPIIRYGKVFVLVIEDEVIGIAEYMRDFEGEEVFLYGFSIKKEYRKCGYGKKLLEESMKVFRKNKIKKIGLTVSLENKEAIELYKKLGFKMEEMLKDEYGKGIDRLYFGREI